Below is a window of Plasmodium sp. gorilla clade G2 genome assembly, chromosome: 14 DNA.
aatatattctatattatGATCATTACTATTGTTTAAAAGAACatctttcttattttttttaatttctttataatCTGCATATATATCAGGTTTAGATAATTCAtgaatttcttttattttggAAGTATCCATTAACATATTATTcttaataaattttgttgagttattatttgttaatatgttctttttatattttttattaaaattagatatattttgTGCTTCTTTgtgttttaaaatatattcgtAGTTACAATTAATTCTTTGAATACTGttgttattttttcctttcttatctttttgttttttttcgttcaatattttattgtatatattgtaggttttatataaatcattaaaAGATGGCCATCCATTCCATGCGTTTATAGAATTTCTATAACAGAAacttacataatatattaagaaaaaaggaTAAGAATTTGGCATACTATATAATTCTTCTGAAGCAATAATAtcaattatatttgtatattttttggtACTTATTAATGATGATGCTTTTCTTAatctcctttttttttttttatattttcttattttttttatatcacttAGACGCACTACCTTATCATaaatatcattatcatcacaaCTCTCataattttctatatattttttcataatcatATTTGACTcttcctttctttttttttctaacatTTTATCTTCTTTCATTTCTTTAAGAGGGGTTTCACTTCTATCATTCTCAATATTTAGAAGGTTACTATTTTGggaattattatatcttcttttatcatttattatatttgcgCTCTCTATATTTACACTCTCTATGTTTTCGCTTTCTATGTTTATACTCTCTATGTTTACGCTCTCCATATTTACACTCTCCATATTTGTACTCTCTATATTTACACTCTCTATATTTACACTCTCCATATTTGTACTCTCTATATTTACACTATCTATATTTACACTCTCCTCATTTACACTCTCCACATTTTTACTTTCCATGTTCCCTTTTTTCTCTCTTTgttttatttccttttttcctAAAGTGCTCATCTTTCTAGTTTTATCTGAACAGTCTAAGTAATCTCTTCCATAAGGGTCATTCGTAAAACCACTATTATCCGTAAAATCACTATTATCCGTAAAACCACTATCATCAGTACATATACTATCATAACTACAAATAGTAATATCACTTATATCGAAATTTTCAAGATAGTTATCTTGTATGTTTTCTTCTTCGTCTTTATGTCGAAtttgattatttatatttttttccagATAACGATATTgatgttttaaataattaatgtACTTACTTTGTTTCTTCttatagtaatatattttatctttataaataaaatataatgtttttctaattttttttcttaagtAAATAAATTCTAAAACACCTTTAAAATGTGAACAAGCTGCTAATGTAATCCTGTACGCATTAATTAATCTATTATTAATAAGATTTGCTTGAATTCTTCTATATACAGCTTTGTAATAATTTGGATCTAATTTTAAAGCTTCTAATGCATATTGTTCAGCTAAATAACCATCATTTCTAGCTTTTCTTTGTATTAAAACCATAGCTAAAttacaatataaaatttttctaatatttttatttcttaccAAATTTAAACaattgttatataaatattctgctttaaaatattctttattatcataagcTGATATAGCTGACTTTTCaatatcttttattaatgatagatcattaatataatcataattgTCTTTAATCCTATCTTTATCATAATATGgtggaaataatatatcaaaactTTTGTCATAGTCGAATTTAGTATCATTATCTATAATGTTATAATTTAAACttctttcttcttctttatttaaaaaatcatataaatatacatgttCTGTATTATATGTCACTCCTAAATATTTACCATCATTAGACCAACCTAAACAGGtacaataaaaaagatgattGTTTATCCTAAAATCGCTTTCTTCATCAATGTAATTCCATAGATGTTTTGGATAATAGGTATCTGAAGGAATACAACTCCTTAAAGTCATCTTTTCGTTTAATGAAAACTTTCCTAGCATTCTTCTGTCATAAACTCTCGATAGCATATCGTTAGAGCATAATCCAATGTAGTTGTTAAAAATTGGATTTATAGCTATGCATTTAgccttcaaaaaaaaaaaaaaaaaaaaaaaaattatatatgtgaaaataaataaatataaataaaatatacatacatatacatatatatatatgttactactaaagaaaaataatttcttaaTATGTCTTAACAATTTAACTAAAAATATTACTTCTAAAGAAAACTTCACATTAAAAAACTTTTGTTCATTCATTGCTCTTATgagttcatatatatttttcgtGGAATGACTGTGAAATTTTACTCTATTGTGAAAAATTTCTTGAGGATTTTTTcgtaaaatatttctttctcCAATTCTAttcaaatttattataacctgaataaataaatataaatatatatatatatatatatatatatagaacatataatggctcatacatatatatgtgttcttttttattctttttattttattattttattattttattatttattttgttttacatTTCGACAATATGGACGTTCACATATATGCTTCTCTCTTGTGTCATACTGTCTTACAGTgcctaaaaaaaataaaattcaaatggaacaataaaatgaatatataaacatatataaatatatatatatatatatatatatgtacacataGGGGTGATACTTCATatctatatttaattttttgttgtaCCATCGTCTGAACAAGaccaaaatatatttttattttccctTGGAATTGTAGCAACATTTCTTACACTTCCTGTATGACAATTATGAATAACccttaaatgaaaaaaaaaaaaaaaaaacgaggAAGGAAATATGAAATAAGAATGTTATGTTATAAGagagttatatatatatataaatattacgactttttttttttttttttttttttttttatacttatatgaattattgtGAATATTATAAACGTGAACTTGTTCATCCATAGAACTTGTTACAACAAAATCATCATCAATAAATGATAATCCCAAAATACTGCTTGCATGATTAGTGTTCACTGTGAATTTTGGCTTAGGATTATAGTTATACGAATTTATATCCCATATTAAAACTTTTTTGTCACTTCCACATGAAGCCAATAAATGATTATCATCATTCCATTTGAGTCTATTAACCTGTGATACATGAcctataaaataataaacatgaatatatatatatatatatatatataaacacataTACTTATacacatcatatatatatttatgcatCTATTTTTAGCCTTTgcaaataaaatttttaccATTTAAGGTCATAGTATTTTTCAATCTACTTATGAAAAATTTATTAGACTGAACATTTTGGTAGATATAATTAGAAtagtttttattatattttaattttattatatcattgtatatattatcgTTCTGGTGTGAATTGCATTTCATTTTATCTAtttcaatataataaagcaaaaaataaataaaatatataaataaagataataaatatgttatattgttatatatatatatatatatatatatatgaatataatatatatacggggataatacatatatgatGATAACTTATATGTGATGATAGATTATATGTGATGATAACTTAcatatgatgatatattatatatgatgatatattatataatgatgacaatttatatatatattaagataatatcaattatgataatataaataaagaaatataagaagaatatatatataagcaatttaaagaattatttttaatatgataGATTTCTAAAGagtacattttatattatatatgctaTAAGAATATtagtaaatatattcttaacagaaatgttaatatattataaatgttatttatgaatatcttattccttttttttttttttttttttttttttttttaagaataataaaataaaattttatttttgttattaaatattattagttaaatataataaaataacttatttttaaataaaataagaacgaaatatatatttatagtatAATGAAAACAACattatattgaaaaatattttttacatcaataatataaaaagaaaatatttcttaGAGATACGATATAAAATATGCGAAAttgatacaaataaaataaaaatttttaaggataccaaaatttttataaacgtacaaaagaaaaaaaaaaaatgtacataaatgtaaaaaaatgtgtactctaaaaaaaaaaaaaaaaaaaaaatacatatatatgtatatatatttatatctattatgtacgcatatataaaaacttatttatataaagtaCTTCTATAATTTtgatcattttatatttttttttctggatataaaaatgtttagCACCATGATAAATTGtccataaaataatatgttaaaaaatgtaataatacaAACGTGGATGAAACATCAGAAGCTAGTAGAaggatttattatattagatacatatatatatatattaattttgcaatgaaaaaaaaaaaaaaaaaaaaaaaaaaagtacaatAAGTttcaatttatataaatattgttattataggtcactttttttttttttttttttttttttttaaaagtgtCTTGagcttttttttcttattttgtAACTTGTAATCTTATAAGATAAACAATATacaatacatacatatattttttatatatatatatatatatattgatgatacatatatttatgttttccTATTGATATTTAAAAACATTACACATGAATAGgtttaaaatgtatataagaatataaaatatatttatctttatctAAACAATTTTTCATAAAGCTAAAATAGCTAGTTACcccaaaaataaaatatacatatttgttTACATGCTTGTATAAATAACCTTAAGTATAAATCTCTGTAGGTACACTGGTGATATAATTTGTAatattgtaattattatattaatatattatttttttaaaaattacattttattttaattttaaaaaaatattaaaaataaaatcataaggaaaattaattatttttttgtattactTTATTCCTTTGTGTGTTGGatactatttttatataaaagaataaaaacaattctactaataataattattattattgtaaattaaaaaaatatatatttatattatatattatctgtATAAAtgtgttttattatatatttcaacagaatattcttttcttttcttttacttttttttttttttttttttttatgtatctTATATgttactatatattttttatatacaaaataaacaccttgaagaaatagaaaagtaaaaaaaaagaaattaaacaTGCATctgaaaatttaaaaaaaatacgcattttttataataccttctaatatatatatatatatatatatatcatattttataaataactatgtaaataaatatatatatataattaatgtagcaatataaaatttttaggcagtataaaaaaaaaatataataaaaatatatgtcgCGTTAACAGTTACATCTTTTTCgttgtattattttaaaaacccttatatatgtaaggtataaaaatatgagaaTCAACTTTATATTATGCaaaagaataaattataGTTTTAATCTgaacttaattttttttttattcctgtaataaaaaaaaaatatatattatacatataattatatatatatatatatatattatatatgtataatttatttatatttatatatttacaaccATCATATGCAAAAAATTATAGGTAtgcaataatatattcaataaaaattattttttcgtatatatatataatatgcatataatatattatatacttaaACATATAGTTCAACAGAAAAAAACAAGaaccacaaaaaaaaaaaataataataaaataatataaaataaaataaaatagaaaaaaattatttatactgaatttacaatattatatatatatatatacatataaagtagaaaaaaattatattatttataatattattattcttatattttataacaaaaaaattaaatgatatgtaatattaattttttgtatttaaaCTTATTTTTAGTTATTTTACTttagttatatttttatatattatttaaaaattataataatgtagcAAAGAATTTTTCCTTCTttccttatattttttctttttttttttttggtttataatattataatggtataaattttatagattaacatattcaaataataataataataaatagtgATTTTAAGTGAAATATATTgaccctttttttttttttttttaaaaaaaaggaaataaaaaaaaagaattaaaagaagaaaaagaagaaaaaatgtttcaatatatatatatatatatatatattaaaacacttttttataaataaaagaacagcttcttttatttttagtcaatttaaatattacatgaaagatattttttttaaaaataatcttTTATTTCACTTTAGTTTTtatagtatttttttttttttttttttttttaacaaaaaaatcgCCATTATTCATTGATgatacattatttatatattagacaaaacaaaaatggataatgataataaaagaaaaaagacgaagaaaaagaaagttCGAAAcgttaataataaaaataataatggtaaataaataatatatatatatatataataataataataaaaataatgtatattttatgtaaatatattatttataattttttgtattatagaaaacaaaaagaaagtGGTACAAGAAAGCCAAGATGAACAAAATTATGCAGAACAATATGCAGATCAAGTTAAAGAGATATTAGCGTtacatcatattttttttcctttgtaTGTAGACAATCCAGggtaataaagaaaaaataaaatcaaataaaataaaacaaaacaagtagataaatatatatatatatatatatatatatataccagagggttatatattttccatgCTCTTTAATTCAtgatacattttattttatatatatttaaattaatttttttttttttttttttttttttttgtagacATGTAAAAAAATGCGATTTACCAAACGATTTAATGAAagataatgaatatataaaggaTAGTAAGGATTTATGTGAAACTATTATTgttgatataaatgatgaaataaataaaaatacgtGTTTAACGTTTAgtatatttttgaatattgatgatattatagaaaagtataaaataacatttaTTTGTGAAAAAAGCTATCCATATTCTTATCCAAATGTTGTTATACATATGAAAACcaaattaaatgaagaacaaaaaaatgatataacattaaatataaaaaaaatatgtgcaATGAATTATGGAAGAATTACCTTATTTGAAATTTGTGTATTCATgaatgaatatttaaatgaaatattcaGTAATGATTTCCAAAATTTGTGGGAAGAAATGAATTATCGAATTGATGATACAAGTTTAAAAAAAGACAGAgataatgaaatatttaatgatatacataatgaaaaagaagacGGACGTAAattagaaaattataaaaacggattaaatgataataatgacgatgattataaaaaaaataatgaacttATAAATAATCACAGTGATGGGATTTATGAACATATGAAAAATCATCAATGTGATCAAAAAGGTTATTATGATATAGGAGGAGGTCTAAATGATCAAATAgaatctaaaaaaaaaaaaacacaaatattatatgaacatGGTATACAATATGATgaaatagaaataaataataaaaacaaactTATAGACAATCATATAAaagatacatataattttcatagtcaaccttttaataaaaaaggttattataataatgaatatttgAAAGATATGTActtatcaaaaaataatgataatgaaactattaatgatgaaaaatatatagataataatttgaataacaaccttcaaaattataattatttacaaaataatataattaatgaacaaaaatattttttaaatacctATAATTTCAATAGTATATCAGGATTTTCTTCAATAAACAGTTGCCTTATTAATCAACAAcaatatgaaataaatagaaataaagaagaatggCAAACAAAAATCAAAACAAattttttagaaaataaattgaattcaaaaaatattttagacAATTCAGAAAATTATGATATGATAATACAATGTAAAGATAgcaattttaaaaattttaatattataaaaaatatttcaattaataattatagaaATACATTTCTAGTAAGACATAGTATTGAtacaaatgtatatattatacattctTATGTCCTATTAAATATCTCATATTTCTTAACCTTCTTTTTTAATCATATGGTTTTCTGTAATAGAGATTTTAATCTCTTCTGTAacatattaaatgataaaaaggaaattcaaaaaaataaaaaaaataaaaaaaatgaagaactatttaaagaatatttaaatgatattatCAATTTAAGaaattccaaaaaaaaaaaaaatctcttattaaaaaattctcatgatgaagaaaagaacaaaaaagattattatattcctactgtccattttttttgtagtgaatatcaattttatgctaataaaaattgtgttattacacaaaataaaaataataaaaatttacacaatatattaaatgaaataaatcaTAATCGTTTGAAAAAGGTTATTCATCATTATAAACTTGTAcgtaaaattaatattaaaaaaatcatatgtGAGCTAGCCAAATTAACCAAAATacatcataaatatttagCTAGATATCACTTTTCATGGtttgaaaaggaaaaaatcataaataaagaagagcaagataaaaaaaaaaaaataaatcaagtGAATGACTTAATGAAAAATGTTATTTTAAATAGACTTGATCAACATGTACAACATTATATGGAAGAACATTATAATAACGAAACAGAtaacataaataatgatacacagaaaaaaaaaaataataaaagtaagaAAGATATAAGTTATACACAaaacaaagaaaatataaagaatggTCATATactaaaatataatacaaataaaatacaagAAGGTTTTCCATGTGTTCAGTCTTTTGATTCTTACTGTACTGATTGTGCTTGTTATAATTGTTGTTGTTCATCTTCTTCCTGTCCATTAGAAAATGATGACACGATACTACAAAcaaatgaagataaaaatgGAAATTATAGGAACAACtgtgaaaatataaaaaaagaaataattcaTTTGGAAAAggacaagaaaaaaaaaaatcatgaaCTTTTagacgaaaaaaaaaataacctAATAGGAGCtttatctaataatatagaaagaaAAGGATCACACGGTATGAAtagtattaatataatagaaGGTTCAAAAGGTAAGGACAAAGATAAGCATatccataataataataataataataataataattataattataataattataataatagtaatgataaagaatatgataataatattaagaatgtcaaaaatgaaaattatataactcCTTTTAAAAACGATATGAACTATGTTAAAAATGTAgcttatataaaaagtatcttaaataaaaaagaatataataaaaaaacattatatatacaatgtGAACATTGTAAAGGACAATCATTAGAAAAGgaaattgaaaataatttttttcagaaaaataaatatttaatatggaATATATTTAGACAAGTATTAGAATCTTTAAGCTATTTacataaacaaaaaatatatataaaaaatttaaattctcaaaatatttatttagataatgataaatatggagcacatattaaaataatcaattatagtatatgtaatatgattgattatttttatttttatcattattcatataaaaataattcctCTTATGTCCAACAGTTCATgcaagaattatataatgatataaaaaatatagggAAACcattaaataaacaaaataatgaaaacatTATACATTctgaaaatatacataataaagaGTGTAAAGAAGAAGATATCTCTGTAAATAAATGTACCacttttgaaaataaaaatgatagtTTGTATAAGGAATctataaatgatgaaaaaataataaacaaagaaaaaaatgttccTTTTGATGAATATAACCGTATTAATAAatcttttaattataatgattataataatgatgattacgatgatgataatgaaaaaacaatatatacatatccatcatcaaatgaatataaagatTTCTATGTTCATTCTTataatcaatatttttataaatgtttaaataagaaaaaatatgattatgAAGAATTAGACTTATTTTCATTaggtttattattatatgaattatggCATAGACCATTTAAatcaaaagaagaaaaactaataaatataactaCAATGATTAAGGAAAAAACATTCTCAGaatcttttataaaaaatatagataatgattctttaaaagtattaaaatttattttaataagtaCTATTAATTATGATACtactgaaaaaaaaataacaaaactAGAATATGtagatattttaaatttaaatataaaaaaggataacgaagattatgaatatattaataatagtatGAAAACGAAAACTATCAAAGATATGAATGatgatttaataa
It encodes the following:
- a CDS encoding protein kinase, putative, with amino-acid sequence MDNDNKRKKTKKKKVRNVNNKNNNENKKKVVQESQDEQNYAEQYADQVKEILALHHIFFPLYVDNPGHVKKCDLPNDLMKDNEYIKDSKDLCETIIVDINDEINKNTCLTFSIFLNIDDIIEKYKITFICEKSYPYSYPNVVIHMKTKLNEEQKNDITLNIKKICAMNYGRITLFEICVFMNEYLNEIFSNDFQNLWEEMNYRIDDTSLKKDRDNEIFNDIHNEKEDGRKLENYKNGLNDNNDDDYKKNNELINNHSDGIYEHMKNHQCDQKGYYDIGGGLNDQIESKKKKTQILYEHGIQYDEIEINNKNKLIDNHIKDTYNFHSQPFNKKGYYNNEYLKDMYLSKNNDNETINDEKYIDNNLNNNLQNYNYLQNNIINEQKYFLNTYNFNSISGFSSINSCLINQQQYEINRNKEEWQTKIKTNFLENKLNSKNILDNSENYDMIIQCKDSNFKNFNIIKNISINNYRNTFLVRHSIDTNVYIIHSYVLLNISYFLTFFFNHMVFCNRDFNLFCNILNDKKEIQKNKKNKKNEELFKEYLNDIINLRNSKKKKNLLLKNSHDEEKNKKDYYIPTVHFFCSEYQFYANKNCVITQNKNNKNLHNILNEINHNRLKKVIHHYKLVRKINIKKIICELAKLTKIHHKYLARYHFSWFEKEKIINKEEQDKKKKINQVNDLMKNVILNRLDQHVQHYMEEHYNNETDNINNDTQKKKNNKSKKDISYTQNKENIKNGHILKYNTNKIQEGFPCVQSFDSYCTDCACYNCCCSSSSCPLENDDTILQTNEDKNGNYRNNCENIKKEIIHLEKDKKKKNHELLDEKKNNLIGALSNNIERKGSHGMNSINIIEGSKGKDKDKHIHNNNNNNNNNYNYNNYNNSNDKEYDNNIKNVKNENYITPFKNDMNYVKNVAYIKSILNKKEYNKKTLYIQCEHCKGQSLEKEIENNFFQKNKYLIWNIFRQVLESLSYLHKQKIYIKNLNSQNIYLDNDKYGAHIKIINYSICNMIDYFYFYHYSYKNNSSYVQQFMQELYNDIKNIGKPLNKQNNENIIHSENIHNKECKEEDISVNKCTTFENKNDSLYKESINDEKIINKEKNVPFDEYNRINKSFNYNDYNNDDYDDDNEKTIYTYPSSNEYKDFYVHSYNQYFYKCLNKKKYDYEELDLFSLGLLLYELWHRPFKSKEEKLINITTMIKEKTFSESFIKNIDNDSLKVLKFILISTINYDTTEKKITKLEYVDILNLNIKKDNEDYEYINNSMKTKTIKDMNDDLIIKEEGGIYNKNVNVNIENEKKMNKIKKNMNNYRDNMNNEMLLNMNKKNLNISEKPNLYCINNSISSILAKYNENDHYISNQKKNKDSEIYLDVKGDIRLLLMNSMESSPSHHITSENLKKADQTNTYSEQLKKIYNFFNQDINILEDDKHISLKKDNMQKEDMLEKNVIFEDNEKKHNKSNQNDKINKDNGIISINNKDDENIKCTDEDKHQLNENKNNINNNDNNNNNNNNNNNNNNNNHFCSNHMVEEDICNTHDEHTTNKEEYVYKNNDSNKLPKITAEKLLNYPLIPVVIQRDLFKYFLQKLKHNSLNECINVLNILLYNNKELSFPFERNRNAYVYTHTSTYEYDVIKSYIFEYFNWYLSKKLCTYNQPHVFQLIKKKADTFNEEVDNDVISKIPSNFLKKINIYKKEMKTTNMHIENDSDNNENKYEDINSIENLDILEKNKSNKKNKKMKKNERNISKYSFDSLPEQNSNNLKNMQDLKKKKSYIKKENYNSTSSKDKNEKDSISKYEKNKKSDDEKKDNKKRNFLPILGTFSRFKKFPLIKRSNTYNVYRTNDMNTDFLINYDDKNGQCEISDKFDDTSSSHDNIKKDNIINNDNIINNDNIPNNSHTIQQLRTENEENKRNILNRFKDKLQLIDKNNKLVYMPFYLTESFLNLIPHYNLNKSFMNSFCFFQNYFFENNQYKIIKRENSIIYNNIITINNEKDFFYGNNININNDIEVNMSFCIYQLIILFNVIDIFEKFEEYLNNLIIKWSYTDLILILIRDMLSLDCIKKIYFLYKIFEEGNISFKNLKKLLLYLDITYDENILKILYSLLYDQTDTIQNKMKKIIKMYDIKNHKNKKFINYITSTIIYLNNLFQYFNKSNHIFTWDFFMNHLQNAFGFAFAFNIYSNKNQKYLLSFGGVSTQVFKNYDKVPSNGTYNIIFEIFVDSISNIIFQDVKKDNFSNLLIDFHSPSVVITAKAYKLLVYAFSLYNSLIQNGIKCECRITPLMETSKFEKSLLKYKNINIHVQINQKISSSTSINIEDYENSAENISSSNIINSEENVNIIYSTHIMRLNIKKNFENEASLINYIKQFYLKK